ATGAAGGCTGTGTGACATTTGTCCTGCATGAGGAGGACCACACCCTGGGCAACTCTCTCAGATACATGGTCATGAAAAAGTAAGGGACGTGTTTTCCATTGCATGATCTGACAAACATGAAATGATTTTCCTGCTCCTGGCCCgagctgttttgttttatttctaaagTTCTGTGCAGGATTGATAAGTACCTGGCTGTGACATTTGCATCTGCAGATTGTTGTCTTCTGAGATCTGAGTCTGAAAGACTTTGTGGGAGAAACTAGCACCAGATCTGATCCCAAGATACACAGCCACGGGCCAGAGAGAACTGTTACCTCCCTCACTCTAATAAGGACAAACAGTCAGCTTGATGGTGTCCAGGCTGATTTGGCAGGCCTCACTTGTGAATGTTGTTCTGGTTTAAGGATGACTTGCTAatggctgtgtttttgtttccaCAGTCCTGATGTGGATTTCTGTGGATACAGCATCACACACCCCTCAGAGAGCAAGATCAACTTTCGCATACAGACACGAGGTGAGCCTTGGTCATCTCCCCACCCATCTCAGTTTTAAtggttttaaaatattgattGAAATGGACCTCTTCCATTGTCTGATGAATATCTAGAGATTTCAGTTTTCCTTTCCAGATTTCACAAAGCTAGTTCATTTGTTAGCCTTAAAAAATATTTGGTGGTtatatttatgtacattttattagttGATCCCAATGTATAAAATCATctttaaacactgtgtaaatacaCATTACACATGCTTGTAACAACTGTGCAACTACTGCTGATATAGCCACTTTACCATAGTACAAGTCCTGTAAATGTTCATATAAACCAACttcaggttttatttatttaattaatgtaattacaATGAGTACATGAGTAAAGTGGTTTTGGTACATATGTGCATTTACAGAATCTTTTCTACTGTAATCCATTTGTAACAGTGGATACATCAGTAGCAGTTATTACATGTGTACATAATCTTTATTAACGCTTATTTAagacactttaaataaaatgggaCAGATTAATGTTAGTATTAGTATTTATTAGTTTACAAACATAATCAAGTCAGTTTTCTAAAACCAGTCACAGTACACAATGTACAAGAATTTGTAGTCACCAGCTTATCCAATGTTTCTTTCAAATGAAGAGTTTTATTAGAGAGATTATCTCCAGTTTGTAAGAGCGTCTGCTTTTCTGTGATGGTTTTGCTGTGAGGACATGATTGCTTTCAACCAAAACAACATTAGAATTGAATGTCGGATAaacagttctggatcacacacaccactccaaccCATCCAGAAGGCATTAGAGCtacatcacttcagagaaagcAGTTTCACACTTTAATGCTTGGGGCTTTATACTCCTCAAGTTTGGCTTTGAGCATGGTGACAGGTTATTCAATAGCATCCCATACATCAGTGCTGTTCTTTCaggattatacaagctgtgtgtgtgtgtgtgtcagcagtgGGTTCAGTTTAGTGTAGCCGATTTCTAcacatttggacatatagtgaaTTTTAAACAGCATGTGTATTTTAATGGAAAGCAGGAAATATTTCTTGGCACAATCTTTTCTTCTCTATTTCCTCACTCCACTTTTGCTTTCTTGGGTAATTTCTTGTTAATTAGATTATTTGAGCAGCCTCTTCCATGCCCTGAGATTGAAAGAGAGGCTTAGTGACCGGCAGAGAGCGGACAAAGAGCTCAGTTCAGCTTGTAATCTAATTGGTCAATGGAAGAGcagagaccctggagggggccttCAAACACTGTCTGCACATCACCACCTATTACATCTGAAGCTGTCTCCACATGTTATCAACATCCATAAATAAGCTAgactatatatttttaaatgaacataacATAATATACTAATCATGCTTTAGTCGGGTTTATCCAACCGCGAGtgtgtttcattttcagtgaAATTAAGCTTTAAAGACTTAATAATCTGGCATGTCTACACCTCCCCCATTGCTTAACAACCTGGAATGTATGACGTcataatttttttcttcattcatggAAACCAGGACAAACAACCTGATTGAAGTCTGGTGGTTTTTGGGTAGAAAGCTGGTCAAGAGTTTGTGTTTTCTATTCTACATAAATAACTCCGGGTTTACCGCAACCAAAACACAGCAAAGAAATATGCACTCATTGGCATTTTTATTACTGGATTGGCACAATTTCACTGGTACAAGTTAAATAACATGGTAATCtgcatacatttatttgtagCTAACACTTTGTTCTGAATGCATTCGTGTAGAATTTATAAGTGACATTCCTGTGAAAGTAAGTACTTTGATCCAGTGGTTAATGTAACAGTTATGGTGTGCACTGGTTGTTGTTTATCAGGGTGGGCTTACAATTGTAGTCCAGTTCCCTTGGTCTGGAGCAAAGCAGAAACTAATATATTGTTGAATTTTAGTTAGTATCTGCTTGGATTCACATTGACATATCTGAAGTTGAGCCAAACATTTgaacaaaaattacactgatgTACAGATGGTGACCGTAACTGGTATACTGAGTATTTTCCAAAAGTGCCTTAGTCACATTATGAAACCCAAACAATTTGTTCTCTATAAATTCACTCCCTGTGAGTCCACTCACATATCAGAACATCTTTAGATGTTTCGCTTTTTTCCAGAGCGCATATGTAGAGATAAGGTGATGTTTTACTCTGTGCTTGGTCCATTTAGCACAGATGTTCATTTGGCTTTATTTGTTCCAAACCATGCTTTTGCAACATTTGTTGATACAAACAGCATTAAAGAATAAATGGAACACAgcattggactgtggagcagtgcaacTGCTTCCTCTTTCAGGTTACCTAGCTAAACGACTACTAGCTAAAACATTAGCTGACCAATTTTCAGTCAaatattcacagaaatgttccagcaacTATAACTTCGTATTCAGTGGTCATGAGCGGTGCCACAAAGTGTTTACCTACTGTAATGTACCATAGGGAAACAAGATGCTATGAGTTTAATAACATAAAATGTGTACAGAGTCAGCAGCCTAGCCTCTTAAATGCATTTAGACTCACACATGCTAAGGCCATTGGGTGTTGAAATTTGTATTGAGCACAATGTAGACTGTACATTAAAATGCATGATATAGCAGCCATTTATTGTACAGGCTGAAAAGACTGAGGGTTATTTActtaaaacaccacacacatggTACAGTGATGATGATTAACACCACTGACCAAACACATGCTCAACCATGCAGTGTGTACACTtgccttaaaataaatacattcattcattatctgtaacccttatccaattcagggtcgcagtgggtccagagcctacctggaatcattgggcgcaaggcgggaatacaccctggagggggcgccagtccttcacagggcaacacagacacacacacacatctacggacactttttgagtcaccaatccacctacaacatgtgtttttggactgtgggaggaaaccggagcacccggaggaaacccacacagacacggggagaacacaccaactcctcacagacagtcacccggagcgggaatcgaacccacaacttccaggcccctggagctgtgtggctgcgacactacTACTGAATGTAACTGCCTATTGCAGTGAGAATGCAATGAGAACTCGACTCAAAAtataaccctaaacttaactcTAATCCTGACCCCCCAAGCCCAAAAAGTGATTTATACcgttaaaatatataatatttctgATGTTGTATGTTTGCTCTGTTTGTCTTTCATGCAATGATGGACAACAATGAGCTGACATTGTAAGAAAAACAAACCCTTCACCAGCAGCTGAAATTTGATGTTGCTTGAAATGTGGAAGTTGTTGTGAAGCCGAGTGTCCTGTGTAGCGAGACTAAGTGTTCCTgttgttctctttctctatccTACTCCATCCGGCTCCTCAAGGTGGACTTCCAGCCGCAGAAGCGCTGCGCAAGGGCCTGGATGACCTTTCAGACGCTTCTAAACATGTCCTTCAGACGTTTGAGGTGAGACGGCCTCTAACAAAGGAGCATCCACAGAAATACAAgcacagatcaaccataacattatgttTCTACTCTCGTTGTACattctctccactgtccacaggagtagttcgtagttctacaattacagactctagTCCATCTCTTGCCCTGCACACTTTGTTGGAACACATGTTTTGTTGGAGCACATTGATTTGTAGACTGAGGGGGTTTTAAACttcagcagccctgctgtgtatgatccacttatatcagtgcagcacacactaacacaaccccaccatgtcagtgttactgcagtgctgagaatgatccatcacccaaatcacacctgctctgtggtggtctagTTTGGTCCTCACTTGAAAAGAACAGGCTGAAAGGGAccaaacaaagtatgcatagCATGAGATgaactgtaattgtagaacttttatatatatataaattgtagGTTTATATTGGTTATCATGACAGGTTAATGTACGTTAATGTTTATAAGTAGCTTATAAAAACCTGTTCATGCAAAGGCTTAAATCCAAACTTAAATCCAAGAGAcccttattatttaaataaatttgtctatttgtttatttttgttctgaagttgtacaaaaaaaaacacacacaaccgcCTCTCAACATCACCAGCGTCACCACCTCTTTGACGCTAGACCACCCGCTCTCCTCAATCTCCAGATAAACGTCTTTCCCCGGATTTTCCTGTTAGTGTTGGATGGTCTCTAGTGCAGATGGCCTTAGTTTCCCGCTCCCTGTAGGATCAGGTGTGTGCTTTCGCAGAAGTCCTGAGAATCTCTCTGAACTCAGGATTTCCTTCCTGCGGTGCTGGCTCAACCCTCAGAGCCTTTACTTGGCTCAACTACAGTCTGCACAGCTTTTCTCACAACACAGTCTTATTCTCAGCATGACTTCACTCCACCACTACAGCCAGTTGAGTTCATATCGCTTAAGCGAAGTTGAATTTTATGGTTCTTGGACATAGTTACAGCTCTGTTGGAcgactctgtgtcttttaagtaACACAGAGTCCATTTAGTAACAGTGTCCGAAAACatggtggactattttcagtgtactcaaacaatcccacaatgcactgcaaaatgtAGAGTACAACCTATTGACACTAGCATATAGCATATAGCAGATTGCCCATAATCCGTTgcgttgtttggtaaaaacctgcatgagaTGTtcgaaatcattcactaccctcctgaaatCAGTTCCCTATAATCATGCACTGTATATAGAATAATATAATATGAATGGGGAACCATTTTGGACACACAAACTGTGGTCATCCCTAGATAAATAACATGTTTTGATGATTTCCAAAGTGAAAGTCctcaacagagaacacacatctGCTGATTATAGTGCAggattattgtttatttgctgaatttaaattACCCGGAATAAAATAACACCTACATTGTTGCTTGTTCAGAAGtttaagtttatatatatatatattcattcatatatttttgTACATAGGCTACATGGACAAACTTCCTTTGGCACAATACAGTCAATTTGAAGTACAATTCTCTACAAATAATCAAGTAATAAATTATTGACAGAGCTTAAGAGGACCAAGACCACAATGAGTAATTTCTCAGAGTGGATAGCTCTGGAGTGCTCACTGTCTCTTGAAGGtggattaaaaatgaaaatgtggtTGCAGAGCTTTGAAAAGAGGTCAGTGTTGAAGTTTTAGATCAGCTCTGCTTGTGCAAGTCTTATGACAGTGCTGTGAGCTGGAAGAAACTGGGCAGCTGCTTTTGTAGAAGCAGAACACAGCAGTGAGTCCAGATATCCAGAATACTGAGTCATGTTTCATTATTAAGcatcttttaaataaattaaacaaacttTAAAAGATAGTTTAAGTTTATGATGtagttaaattatttttatggtttagatatttttattgtaatgGATCACAGTAGATTTTCTATAAATGTTAACAAATCTTGTCAAATTGGGTAGATTCTTAAGTGTTAGGGTTAATATAAAGGTAACGTTTTAAGGTCATTTAAAGGGTTTTTAATTGAGTTTGTCTGAACTTCATTTTGCAGGCCTTAAAAGCATTTTTACCGACAGaacaaatgcatttaaaattttaagGATGTTATTTTTGATCCTTCAAAACATTTTCAGCACACTAATGccatacaatatatatatatatatatatatatatatatatatatatatatatatatatatatatatatatatatatatatatatataaaatttattttattggtcaATTGATAGAAGTGCCTACTAGCCCTACATGTGTGATGGTATATAAAGGCACACTGGAGAGCAGTTCAGACTTGAATAACAACCAGTGAATGTTTCCTTCAACAGACGCAGGTGAAAGAGTTCAGACTGAAGCAAGGAGAGGCTATGGAGTAGAGCCAACTTTAAAGAGCAAGACAACTCTCACTTAAGCCAAATGATGATGGACTAAAACCTGGAAAAACTTCAAATCTTACAATATTGAAGACCTTTCTGCTCTTACTTAAAACTCTCCTCACTAATGGATTCTTGTACAGTATAgatcatcattttttaaatcttctACATTTTTGTTCGATTTTGTAAGTCATGAGTAAATATCACAAGTTGGATTCAGATTTCATGTAACTAGATTTGTACACTAGCAGCACCCTTACAGTTCCTTATTTGTATAGTTTTGGCATTTATGGCATAGATGTAACTTATAAAAAAGTGCTAGTAGACCCCTATGTCAAATCCACACCGTTTATGATGAGTTAAATCTACCATTTTAAAAAGATGCCCCACATGATCAGAGAGAAGCAAGAATAATACACTGATAATGTATGGACACAAATTTTGGTGTTACATGGTGAGGCCCATGTTCCCAGTCTGAGAACCCAGAAAACCTGCTTTAGACATCAAAACTCCTACTGCTTTCTTTAGCAAACTTTATATTCAGGAACAAAGCAGTTACATGTAGAAATGAATTTGCTTCTTGAGGTTCCTCTCTGGTGCTGTGATCTGTCTCTCTTGATTTACTTCAGGGTAAGAAATGAactcaaggtaaaatatgaacaaaatttCCTGGAAAAGCTTCTGCTCAAGTCACAAGTGCTAATTTTGGGCCCAGCTCTTCCAAACTAAAGAACCATGTAGTGGTTATTACAAAACATTCCATGGATGTTCAAGAGGCACTAAACGATTTAGAGCTAAACTTTAGAGCTGACAAATAATGTTTCCTTTAGACTCCAAAAACATGGATCTGTTTTTACACAAACATCACATGTACTTATTTCGTGGACTCTGTCACAGAATGGTTTTGAGATTAAAACGTGGTACATAAACCAAATCAGTTGGGGGGGAAAGAGCTGACCCCTCTGTCTAGACCAAACATATTTGCGAGCGCCTCCAGTCTaattgagttttgcaagcattCTAAATTCCACAACCACAACCCAGCTAGATTTGTCTTTGGCCaacaaactaaaataaacaacacaatcaaACAAATCATGGCAATGCAAAGACTGGAAACCACAAAGTGATAAAATAGCATTTATTGTAGCTTTTTTAACAATACTTAAGTACAGTATAAAAGAATTGTtaatagaaaaaataataaacactctGGGGAGGAATGAACATACACAATTGAATATTGTAAGTAAACCAATTATCTATATATCTTAAAATATTAACACTGCTAACCAATATAATCATAGTTGTATGATTGATGTGGGACTAATGTGATAATTAGTCCAGTACAAAGAGAAAAACTctgtaaaaatgtacaataaaataaaaaatatatttatatagttttaCCTAATGTTTACAATATTGCTGGTAAACTTCACCTTAAAAACAAATTCATATTCACTTTGAATTCTGAAACACATTGAGGTAACAAGGTTCTTTTAACCACTACATACTGTCCAAGATAGAGACCTTAATTTAGGATTTTGTAGTAGAATCGGCAAATAGATATTTTTAACCAAACCTATTCAACCCAGCCTTGTTTAGAATTTTCTCATGCAGGTCTAGAACAACTCTCGCAGAATATCAACAAAACACAGCAAAGCTGTGCAAATGCAAgcaaaatgcaaatgttttTGAGGTCAAATTTCCCTTTTAAGTACTAAAAAAAGTTAAAGAAACTTATCGGTTAGCTCAGATGCAGATGAAGTTGTTACAGAGATTCCAGTCTGTAACATGTAGGGGTTACTCCAAAGCCCCTCGAGTTCAGAACAGTGCATTTGAAAGATTAAAATAAGGTAGCACTTTACTTTGATAACAAAGGACACAAGTAATAAAATATAGGTGTATATAGATAATGAACATTTACAGTAATGAGAGCTATCTAATTTTGTTCCTGTGGATT
This region of Hoplias malabaricus isolate fHopMal1 chromosome 17, fHopMal1.hap1, whole genome shotgun sequence genomic DNA includes:
- the polr1d gene encoding DNA-directed RNA polymerases I and III subunit RPAC2; protein product: MAGAESEKRPVLEMVQADGADEGCVTFVLHEEDHTLGNSLRYMVMKNPDVDFCGYSITHPSESKINFRIQTRGGLPAAEALRKGLDDLSDASKHVLQTFETQVKEFRLKQGEAME